A DNA window from Caretta caretta isolate rCarCar2 chromosome 7, rCarCar1.hap1, whole genome shotgun sequence contains the following coding sequences:
- the FOSL1 gene encoding fos-related antigen 1 — protein MFRDYGAGRADGPGSSYNPRPQHPALRSVGPAAASGTPGAAQQKFPPGPSAGAASFIPSLNTITSSQDLQWMVRPTMLNTCSSPSSFTAAPYPRPYAPYPAGARPGVIRTIGPTLGIRRRHNEHMTPEEEERRRVRRERNKLAAAKCRNRRKELTDCLQMETDQLEEEKSGLQKEIAELQKQKERFELILEAHRPVCKVQDESSGEEEEPGGPPAPPPVKQESLEPPTAVPRRPPPPVPPRISLPPSRVLEPEALHTPTLMVTPSLTPFTPSLIFNYPAPGEGEPPAGHTFPPEPCSSAHRRGSSSGDQSSDSLNSPTLLAL, from the exons ATGTTCAGGGACTACGGAGCGGGCAGAGCCGACGGCCCGGGATCCTCGTACAACCCTCGCCCTCAGCACCCTGCCCTGCGCAGCGTGGGGCCGGCCGCCGCCTCAGGGACCCCGGGAGCAGCGCAACAG AAGTTCCCCCCAGGCCCGAGTGCAGGGGCTGCCAGCTTCATTCCCAGCCTCAACACCATCACCTCCAGCCAGGACCTGCAGTGGATGGTTCGGCCCACGATGCTCAACACCTGCTCCTCGCCCTCCTCTTTCACAGCTGCCCCATACCCCCGCCCCTATGCCCCCTACCCTGCTGGGGCCCGCCCAGGCGTCATCCGCACCATTGGGCCCACCCTTGGGATACGTCGGAGGCACAATGAGCAT ATGACCCCTGAGGAAGAGGAGCGGCGCAGGGTAAGACGGGAGAGGAACAAACTGGCTGCAGCAAAGTGCCGGAACCGGAGGAAAGAGCTAACGGACTGTCTGCAAATG GAGACGGACCAGTTGGAGGAGGAGAAGTCAGGCCTGCAGAAAGAGATTGCAGAGCTGCAAAAGCAGAAGGAGAGGTTTGAGCTGATCTTGGAGGCCCACCGGCCAGTGTGCAAAGTGCAGGATGAGTCCtcgggagaggaggaggagccgggggggcctcccgccccaccccctgtcAAGCAGGAGTCCCTGGAGCCTCCCACAGCAGTCCCACGTCGGCCCCCACCGCCGGTGCCCCCACGGATCAGCCTTCcccccagcagggtcctggagcctGAGGCCCTGCACACCCCCACCCTGATGGTCACACCCTCGCTAACTCCCTTCACTCCCAGCCTGATCTTCAACTATCCTGCCCCAGGGGAAGGGGAGCCCCCTGCTGGCCACACCTtcccgcctgagccctgcagcTCTGCCCACCGGCGTGGGAGCAGCAGTGGTGACCAATCATCTGACTCCCTCAACTCCCCCACCCTGCTGGCGCTCTGA
- the LOC125640214 gene encoding transmembrane emp24 domain-containing protein 10, whose product MRVPRPGPGLLGPLLLPLLLAGGCGALSFQLPAQTRKCLKEEMHRDVMVTGEYEVSEAGAPGARTDLRVTDSSGHLLYSKEDAKKGKFAFTTDDYEIYEICFESHGQSVGFRVPDQLISLNVKHGVEARNYEDIAKAEKLKPLEVDLRRLEDLSESIVKDFAYMKQREEEMRDTNESTSTRVLYFSIFSMLCLVGLATWQVCYLRRFFKAKKLIE is encoded by the exons ATGCGCGTGCCCCGGCCgggccccggactcctgggtcccctgctgctgccgctgctgctggccGGCGGGTGCGGGGCGCTCTCGTTCCAGCTGCCGGCGCAGACCCGCAAGTGCCTGAAAGAGGAGATGCACCGCGACGTCATGGTGACCGGGGAGTACGAGGTGTCGGAGGCCGGGGCGCCGGGGGCCAGGACCGATCTCCGG gtcACAGACTCCTCCGGCCACCTGCTCTACTCCAAGGAAGATGCTAAGAAGGGCAAATTCGCCTTCACCACAGACGACTATGAGATCTACGAGATCTGCTTCGAGAGCCACGGCCAGTCGG TGGGTTTTCGAGTTCCTGACCAGCTGATCAGCCTCAACGTCAAACATGGAGTGGAGGCCCGGAACTATGAAGAC attgccaaGGCAGAGAAGCTGAAGCCCCTAGAGGTGGATCTGCGACGTCTTGAGGACCTTTCTGAATCCATCGTCAAGGACTTTGCCTACATGAAGCAGCGGGAGGAGGAAATGAGGGACACAAATG agtCCACCAGCACCCGCGTGCTCTACTTCAGCATCTTTTCCATGCTGTGTCTGGTGGGCCTGGCCACCTGGCAAGTCTGTTACCTGCGCCGCTTCTTCAAGGCCAAGAAGCTCATCGAGTGA